The Chaetodon auriga isolate fChaAug3 chromosome 4, fChaAug3.hap1, whole genome shotgun sequence region cagccagcaggcCTTTCAAAGTACATGCTGTGCTCTGTGTATTCCCacaagagatggagacagagctGCGGTTGCATCTAAACAGTGAGTAATACAGAGGAATGAGTaatatttctgtctgaacacaagCCAAAACACACCCAGGATGTACTTTGATAGCATATATTAGAGATGCATGTCAACCGTAAACAAAGAAACTGGTTCAGTTGCACAACATACAGTTCTGGGTTGGAGTGTGTAACCTGAGTTCAGTAAtaactgatgtgttttgtgttgtatgCTCAgtaaacactcacacagtggATCAATGGGATGGGAATTTATTCAACAATAAATGTCTTTCATTTGTACCACGGTTAGTGCAGCTAAAGTGCCAAATACGATCAAATCATCGTTTCAGTAcattacaggcagcagcactgATCGATAGTGATATCAAGACCAGTCAACACAGAGACATTTCAGACTGTGTTAAAGCATCAAAGCACGCTTTGAATGAGTCTGCAACATCACCCAGTCATCTGTTACTGATCTGAACGAAGGGAATATTCATCGGTTTTAGCTTCCAGTTCAAGTGTAACACATTAGCATATAAATATTAATTAGAAACACTCTAACCCTACAAtaatattacattatttttaCTTAAGGGTGCAACTTAATGTCTAATAAAATGGATCAAATAGCTGTAGAGACTGCATTTTCTTCTGTACCACAATTCAAAGACTGTGTCGTTATAatgatattcattcattttagaCTCAAACATATgagaaacataaaaacagacacacctcTCTGTGACACAAGGAGTTTCAGTGATATTTGgaaatggttttttttttttttttttttttgttaattatcTGCCTGAGATGGAAGAGATAAAGTTTGCCCTCAACCTTTTAAATTGTATACACAGGAAGAACAGTCAACTACAAATGACCTCTATGACAAACTGCTCGGTGGAGGTATCTGACGTTACATTTCAAGAATCACTGCAGGCAAGGAAACCTAGAAACAGTTTCACCAAAAGgtcaaataaaactaaacagAATAGCAAACTGTACTGAAAAATTAGGAAATTGGGCAAAGAGGGACAACAGAGAGCACTGAATGGAACCACGACAGGAGGCATGCAGCATTTCCACATTCAAGTAAACGGATGTTTGAGACAACTTCATCAAGCATTGGCAGACAAAGTCAAAGTAATCTTCACTACCTCATTACCTCCACAGAGATGAACAATGGCTGACAATGTGGAACTCAAAAATGATTTTagatatgttttaatgtttgggggttttagtgttttaaaaGATGCATGTAGACCTTTATCTCTTGTCTGAGCAGCTCGTTACGGTCCTTAGGTGTAAAGTATGTACCTCTACGTTAATAATACACAGATAAACTCTAGAATGTAACGGATTATTGGTACCTGTGTGCATTTGTACCAGAGTGAAAACTGGaaccaaccaaaccaaacagatAGATCAGGCACTCTGATGCAGTTGCAGATAACAGTCAAAGCACTTGTGAGAGAGCGATCTTTAAAAGTTTAGAAATTTGCCCAAATTTGTGAAGTTAAAAATCTGAGCTAATATATCAGCTGCCACTCCACATTGTGGAGATAATTCTGTGCCACTACTCAGTCCAGTTTTTCGTTTAGATGTGCAGCAGAGGTGCTCTGGGACATCACCCTTACACTCTAGCATCGTCACAGCCTCGTATTAAGCATGGTCCAGTTGAATAAGGGAACTCTCTCGCTCTAAATGTGAGAACACAAGACtgcaatttaaaataaaacctgATGAGAAACACAGCATGGTGAGGGCTCACCGTGGGGTGGAGAAGTAGGACTGAATGATATTTTCTCACGTGCTGTATGAACACTCAAAAATAAACCGTATATACATTCCATCTGCTGGATTCTGTTTCTTAAAGCACCTTACGGCATCATGGCGACGCACATTTTCAGTCCGGACTTTGAACTCAAACTCTGGCAGTGATGgtgcagccacagacaggacAGCCATCCACCGGACCAGCTGCCTCCTGTTCAGAGCACGGCCCCATTTGTTGACGTTTTACGGCGGCTGATTCTGCACGCTTCAGTTCCGTGCAGGCTTCGATGCTACGGTTGCCTCTTTGGGAGCATCTGTCTTCTCCTGAGAGTCTGCTTTCTCCTTTGCGGATTCTGCTTCATCCTCTTTAGGAGGGAACATCCACGCCAGCGCGGCACCAGCCGTGCCGTCGCCGCTCTGACGTGAGAAGCAAAGGAAGGTGGCCCAGACGAAGGCACAGCAGCCTGTGAAGGTGGTCCGCAAGTACAGAGGCACCAAGGCAAAGTTCGTAAACTGAGGGAGAAAGATGAAGATTATAGTGTCTATAAATCATTGTACAGGTGTATCACGTGTTTACATACCAATAAATAATACAGATTCATTATCTGAGCAGTAGTTTCTAAAACCAAATTACTCCCATGCAAGTGTTGTTGTGAGAGGTCACACAGACtctaaaaaatctaaaaaattcATCATACTGCAAAAATGCCATGATTGTGTGAGGCTATGAAAGATCAGAATAGTGAAGAGAACCTTCACTCAAAGGCCCACTCACTAACCCACACAACAGGCCGATGGTGAGGCTGTGAGGTGTGAGGGAGAGCATTACTTATCTTTAGTAAGTGGACCTTTGAGGTTAcattgtcttcactgaacactgTTTCcaaaggtcaagaatgaacatTTATGCATGTCAGATATCAATATTTACCTGCATAAATGGCCAGAACATCAGGCCCGTctgaagaaagacaaacagaaagcacacagaTCATTTGTAGACAGAACGTTATCTGCTGACACAGCGGAAACTTCTGTGGACAGATGATAAACTTCATGTGCCATATTTCCTGTGTCATGTTGGCGCTAACTTCACCGTCCTTTCAGTCCCTCCCCtcgtgtgttttcctgccttctCAGTACTCACCTGCCCCTGATTTTGTTGGTAAACTTGTTTTCCCTGTTACTCTTCCTGATTGTTTTACAGCATTTCTTTGTGTCGGTTTCCATGGCATTTGACTTGGCTTCGTTtattggattttgttttttacctgCCTGGATTTGTTTGCTGCATTCGGACTGACTTCCTGCGTTTTTCAGTTAAGACTTTGCCTTTTTGGACTTTATCATGTGTCCTGTATGGTTCCCTGCACCTTAGTAGAAGTCATAGTTACAACACATGATGCATGCACAGAACTGTGGGTTAACAACACTTAAACTCTCTTCATAACCTGTTTACGTTTTGATGGAGGCACAACTTAACCGTTGCTGGCGAGCGCTTAGATGCCACCAAGACGAACACGCTGTGACAAGGCCGTCTCTGCTCCTTCTCACCTTGTACGTATTCAGGAATTTTTCTCTCCAGTCTTCTGTGATGTCCTCCTTGCCCTCCAACACGCTGAGACCTGAGTAACAAACAAGGCAAATGACAGTCCAGTGTCTGACTGATGGAAGGTTTATAGACAGAGTAGGAACACCTTATACAAAGTACATCAAGTGTCTCATGGAGTCAGAAAAAGAACTACGATGGCGATATGTCAGGGCACGTTTTCTCAAGATTTAACTGCAACATATTCTCTTGCAAGATATTATCAGTGCAACGACAGCTAGTACACTGTTTTGATTAGGCATCAGGATTGTGGGATTTATATAGCAGCTGCCTTTATTAATATGGTTTGCTGCTCTATCATcagatttatt contains the following coding sequences:
- the LOC143320142 gene encoding mpv17-like protein; translation: MRKAFLRHIRRFPWVTNVTMYGCLFAGGDFVHQWFSRRDKMDWTHTRNVAVLAFSFHGNFNFFWMRFLERRFPGNSVRMVMRKLFLDQTTAAPLATSVFYTGLSVLEGKEDITEDWREKFLNTYKTGLMFWPFMQFTNFALVPLYLRTTFTGCCAFVWATFLCFSRQSGDGTAGAALAWMFPPKEDEAESAKEKADSQEKTDAPKEATVASKPARN